From a single Methylacidiphilum kamchatkense Kam1 genomic region:
- a CDS encoding NfeD family protein, producing the protein MKLLLLILIITGGLGLFIESFFPGYVLALLGSSLLLSAIVLGFVFYGLMGGLTVFGVELIVLLLIFWLWIVIFPKTGLKKKMELLVTNKEEEGNEANLYLGKEGRCESPCKPHGFVRIDSKRVEAVSETGYIEEGVKIKVVGIKEGKAIVRAINTE; encoded by the coding sequence GTGAAACTCTTGCTTTTGATATTGATCATTACGGGCGGTCTTGGGCTATTCATTGAATCTTTTTTCCCAGGCTATGTTCTGGCATTGTTAGGTTCTTCTTTGTTGTTATCAGCTATCGTCTTAGGTTTTGTCTTTTATGGTCTAATGGGAGGATTAACAGTATTTGGGGTTGAACTTATTGTCTTGCTCTTAATCTTTTGGTTGTGGATCGTAATTTTCCCCAAGACTGGCCTAAAAAAGAAGATGGAGCTTTTGGTGACCAATAAGGAAGAAGAAGGCAATGAGGCCAATTTGTATCTAGGAAAAGAAGGCAGATGCGAGTCTCCATGCAAGCCGCATGGTTTTGTTCGCATAGATTCAAAAAGAGTAGAGGCAGTATCTGAAACAGGATATATTGAAGAAGGAGTGAAGATAAAAGTTGTAGGAATCAAGGAAGGGAAAGCAATTGTAAGAGCTATAAATACTGAATAG
- the floA gene encoding flotillin-like protein FloA (flotillin-like protein involved in membrane lipid rafts) — protein sequence MISWILIVFLLIVLLIVAAILFNFIGLWIKAMITGAAVSLLNLVAMRLRGIPPSLIVNTRITAVRSGLSISTAQLESHYLAGGNVEHVVRALVAADRAGIPLTFNRACAIDLATIGTGKSVFEAVRTSVNPKVIDCPFQVGGPTYIAGVAKDGITVKAKARVTVRTNLERFVGGATEETIIARVGEGIVTTIGMANTYKEVLEHPDRISKIVLQKGLDSGTAFEILSIDIAEVIIGDNVGAKLQAEQAEADKRVAQAKAEVRRAAAVALEQEMKAKVEEMRAKVVEAESQIPMAISEALRKGYLGVMDYYRLRNLQADTQMRESISGETSSTTSP from the coding sequence GTGATAAGCTGGATTTTGATTGTTTTTTTGCTCATTGTTCTGCTGATTGTTGCAGCGATCCTATTCAATTTTATTGGGTTGTGGATAAAGGCAATGATTACAGGAGCTGCTGTCAGCTTACTGAATCTCGTTGCTATGAGGCTTAGAGGAATTCCTCCCTCGTTGATTGTTAACACAAGAATCACCGCGGTCCGTTCAGGTCTATCTATTTCCACAGCTCAATTAGAATCCCATTATTTGGCAGGCGGTAATGTGGAGCATGTCGTAAGAGCGTTGGTAGCAGCGGATAGGGCGGGGATACCCTTAACATTCAACAGGGCCTGTGCCATTGATCTAGCAACCATAGGGACCGGGAAAAGTGTGTTTGAGGCTGTTCGCACAAGCGTTAATCCTAAAGTAATCGATTGTCCTTTCCAAGTTGGAGGGCCAACCTACATTGCAGGAGTAGCTAAGGATGGAATAACCGTAAAAGCCAAAGCTCGGGTGACCGTTAGAACAAATTTGGAAAGGTTTGTAGGAGGGGCAACGGAAGAAACCATTATTGCTCGAGTAGGAGAAGGCATAGTGACGACCATAGGAATGGCTAATACCTACAAGGAAGTATTAGAACATCCTGATCGGATATCAAAAATCGTGCTTCAGAAAGGATTGGATTCTGGGACAGCTTTTGAGATCTTATCAATAGATATTGCCGAAGTAATTATAGGCGATAATGTAGGAGCAAAACTTCAAGCCGAGCAGGCAGAAGCAGATAAAAGGGTAGCGCAGGCAAAAGCAGAAGTCAGAAGAGCGGCCGCTGTAGCTCTTGAACAGGAAATGAAAGCTAAAGTCGAAGAGATGAGAGCCAAAGTGGTGGAAGCTGAGTCTCAGATCCCCATGGCCATTTCTGAAGCTCTTAGAAAAGGCTATCTTGGAGTGATGGATTATTATAGGTTACGTAACCTTCAAGCGGATACTCAAATGCGAGAGAGCATTTCTGGAGAAACATCTTCTACAACTTCCCCTTAA
- a CDS encoding ATP-dependent Clp protease proteolytic subunit: protein MIPIKDEIEQSMVYVVRRGVNEAIKSGAKDLIIELNTPGGEAESMEKIIQQIERFPLQENTFAFVNHKAYSAGAFVAAACRHIYMAPGSVIGAATPVMFSPQGGIQNLPESYEKKILSAYQGLIRAIAERHGHNPAVFNAMVDKDSGLVIDGKEILPKGKVLTLTDTEAIRQYGNPPKPLLAEGIVPSLEQLVEKVIGTKAIIIQLKPTGFERIGRIMTMLGPLF from the coding sequence GTGATTCCTATTAAGGATGAGATTGAACAATCTATGGTTTATGTGGTGAGGCGTGGAGTAAACGAAGCGATTAAAAGCGGTGCCAAAGACTTGATTATTGAATTAAATACCCCAGGGGGAGAAGCGGAGTCGATGGAAAAAATCATTCAGCAGATTGAACGTTTCCCATTACAGGAAAATACTTTTGCCTTTGTCAATCATAAGGCCTATTCTGCAGGTGCTTTTGTGGCAGCTGCCTGCAGGCATATTTATATGGCTCCGGGTTCGGTTATTGGTGCGGCAACCCCTGTGATGTTTTCTCCTCAAGGTGGCATTCAGAATTTACCGGAAAGCTATGAGAAAAAAATTCTTTCTGCCTATCAAGGACTGATTCGAGCCATTGCTGAACGACACGGCCATAATCCTGCTGTTTTTAATGCCATGGTGGACAAAGATAGTGGACTTGTCATAGATGGCAAAGAAATCCTTCCTAAGGGAAAAGTCTTAACCCTTACCGATACAGAAGCCATTAGGCAGTATGGAAATCCTCCTAAGCCACTTTTAGCCGAAGGCATTGTTCCTAGTTTAGAGCAATTGGTCGAAAAAGTTATAGGGACAAAGGCAATAATTATCCAATTGAAACCTACCGGCTTCGAAAGAATAGGCAGGATTATGACTATGCTAGGTCCTCTTTTTTGA
- a CDS encoding alpha/beta hydrolase, with amino-acid sequence MKHSIPTEIRNAQGERLDFVYIPGLEENNTLVIIAHGITAHKDRPMLVELSNHLAKNGIHSLRFSFSGHGKSEGKFEEFTPTKEVGDLQSVIDSLPGWRYGYVGHSLGAAVGVLFASKDPRISFLVSLAGMAYTAAFAQREFGNVTPGEGCMWDMPEFPLSKALIEDMNRIDNVIEAAKKIRVPWLFIHGLADDVVPPQDSRDLFAIASEPKKLIEIPGCDHLFPPPHDAFMAEAVVNWLKELRLIS; translated from the coding sequence ATGAAACATTCAATTCCTACTGAAATTCGTAACGCCCAAGGGGAACGGTTGGATTTTGTGTATATTCCTGGCTTAGAAGAAAACAATACATTGGTAATTATTGCCCATGGGATTACTGCACATAAAGATCGGCCAATGCTTGTCGAGTTATCAAATCATTTAGCAAAAAATGGGATTCATTCTCTCCGCTTTTCCTTTTCTGGACACGGAAAATCTGAAGGCAAATTTGAAGAATTTACCCCCACAAAAGAAGTTGGGGATCTGCAGTCGGTTATTGATTCCTTGCCAGGATGGCGGTATGGGTATGTCGGGCATAGTCTTGGTGCTGCAGTAGGCGTTTTATTTGCTAGTAAAGATCCAAGGATCTCTTTTTTGGTCTCCTTGGCGGGAATGGCTTATACAGCTGCCTTTGCTCAACGAGAATTCGGAAACGTTACCCCCGGGGAAGGATGCATGTGGGATATGCCAGAATTTCCTCTTTCTAAAGCATTGATAGAGGATATGAATAGGATTGATAATGTAATAGAGGCAGCAAAAAAGATTCGAGTACCTTGGCTTTTTATTCATGGTCTGGCAGATGATGTTGTACCTCCTCAAGATTCCCGAGATTTGTTTGCTATTGCATCGGAACCAAAAAAATTGATTGAAATTCCTGGGTGTGATCATCTTTTCCCTCCGCCTCATGACGCGTTTATGGCTGAAGCGGTTGTCAATTGGTTAAAAGAACTCCGATTGATATCCTAA
- a CDS encoding NfeD family protein codes for MTLGLLLAYLELQTGGIALGILSLFCFCLYFLGHYLAGLSGFEPFFLFLFGVSLVLAEVFFFPGLVIPTLIGLFMVVIAILSASAEKLPTENVGSWFTRMKEGLISLTIALVSAFLLIFAFSRFIPKRVSIAWNKEPQQKNEQTNELFVGMEGQAVTVLRPSGLGRFNGKVVDVVSLGEFISEGTPIRIVRVEGIRIVVEAVDGKS; via the coding sequence TTGACTCTTGGTCTGCTGCTAGCCTATTTAGAACTTCAGACAGGGGGCATTGCTCTAGGAATACTTAGTCTTTTCTGTTTTTGCCTTTATTTTTTGGGTCATTATCTAGCAGGATTAAGTGGTTTTGAGCCGTTTTTCCTTTTCCTCTTTGGTGTTTCTTTGGTATTGGCTGAGGTTTTTTTCTTTCCTGGATTAGTCATCCCAACTCTCATTGGACTGTTCATGGTAGTCATTGCAATCCTATCGGCATCGGCAGAAAAATTACCGACAGAAAATGTGGGAAGTTGGTTTACTAGGATGAAAGAGGGTTTGATATCTTTGACAATTGCCCTAGTTTCAGCCTTTCTACTTATATTTGCTTTTTCCCGTTTTATTCCAAAAAGAGTTTCGATTGCGTGGAATAAAGAGCCGCAACAAAAGAATGAGCAGACCAACGAGCTGTTTGTTGGTATGGAAGGGCAAGCGGTCACCGTCCTTAGACCAAGTGGTTTAGGAAGATTCAATGGGAAGGTAGTAGATGTCGTAAGTCTTGGGGAGTTTATTTCTGAAGGCACTCCAATTCGGATTGTTCGAGTCGAGGGGATCCGGATAGTTGTCGAAGCAGTGGATGGGAAGAGTTAA
- the dcd gene encoding dCTP deaminase: MGVHSDDWIRQMVKKNRMIEPFEESQVRKKADGSLAISFGLSSYGYDLRVSREFKIFTNVFNTVVDPKAFDSRSFVEIESDCCIIPPNSFALARSVEYFRIPRDVITICLGKSTYARCGIIVNVTPFEPEWEGYATLEISNTTPLPAKVYAEEGLAQVIFIQACELCSTSYADRNGKYMHQQGVTVPRL, from the coding sequence ATGGGCGTGCATTCTGATGATTGGATCCGGCAGATGGTAAAAAAAAATCGAATGATTGAGCCTTTTGAAGAATCGCAGGTTCGAAAGAAAGCGGATGGCTCTCTGGCTATAAGTTTTGGTCTTTCAAGTTACGGGTATGACTTAAGGGTCTCTAGGGAGTTTAAGATTTTTACAAATGTTTTTAATACAGTTGTCGATCCTAAGGCTTTTGATTCTCGTTCTTTTGTTGAGATCGAATCAGACTGTTGTATTATTCCTCCTAATTCTTTTGCTTTGGCTAGAAGTGTTGAATATTTTAGAATTCCTAGGGATGTTATAACTATCTGTCTTGGAAAATCCACTTACGCTCGTTGTGGAATCATCGTCAATGTGACCCCTTTCGAACCTGAATGGGAAGGGTATGCAACCCTAGAAATTTCAAATACTACCCCACTACCAGCAAAAGTCTATGCTGAAGAAGGACTTGCTCAGGTCATTTTTATCCAAGCCTGCGAACTCTGTTCGACCTCTTATGCGGATAGAAATGGGAAGTATATGCATCAGCAAGGCGTAACGGTTCCAAGATTATAA
- the rlmN gene encoding 23S rRNA (adenine(2503)-C(2))-methyltransferase RlmN translates to MKHILDQLPSEWELFDSLPEYRKTQVLDWIFKKKVFSFFSMTNLPLTLRERLTENYVIKTLELEKENNSQDGTKKFLWKLSDSQYIESVLIPASDGTGSLRRLTLCVSTQVGCPLKCGFCASGLFGFKRNLSCGEIVEQVLLSEAIAKERISHIVFMGMGEPLLNYEQLIQAIRLITSSWGLSISPRRITISTSGIVPNILRLANESLPFRLAISLHATTDELRNKLMPINRKYPLRDLLKSCEEFCSKRKQKITLEYILIAGVNDRMEDVERLAKIAQSLKAKVNLIAYNPILQMPWKTPKQKEIMTFLRKLQIKGVQVSLRQERGRDIDGACGQLRLRQIENQLLKKDEKPFSQDLLIAD, encoded by the coding sequence GTGAAACATATTCTTGATCAGTTACCCTCTGAATGGGAACTTTTTGATTCCCTGCCTGAGTATCGGAAAACCCAGGTTTTGGATTGGATCTTCAAAAAGAAAGTTTTTTCTTTTTTTTCTATGACCAACCTCCCCTTAACACTCCGAGAGAGGCTTACTGAAAACTATGTGATCAAAACATTGGAGTTAGAAAAAGAAAACAATTCTCAAGACGGAACGAAAAAGTTTTTATGGAAACTTTCTGATAGCCAATACATTGAGTCAGTCCTTATCCCCGCTTCTGATGGTACAGGAAGTTTGAGACGTTTGACTCTTTGTGTTTCGACTCAGGTTGGTTGTCCTTTAAAATGCGGATTTTGTGCCAGTGGGCTTTTTGGGTTTAAAAGAAATCTTAGCTGTGGCGAAATTGTTGAGCAAGTGCTCCTTTCAGAAGCAATTGCTAAAGAAAGAATAAGCCATATAGTCTTTATGGGCATGGGGGAACCCCTTCTCAATTACGAGCAACTTATCCAAGCCATTCGATTGATTACCTCTTCTTGGGGATTGAGCATTAGTCCAAGAAGAATAACTATTTCCACAAGTGGCATCGTCCCTAATATCCTTAGATTGGCAAACGAATCCTTACCATTTCGGTTGGCTATTTCTTTGCATGCTACCACCGACGAATTACGAAATAAGCTGATGCCAATTAATAGGAAATACCCATTGCGAGACCTTTTAAAGAGCTGTGAAGAATTTTGTTCTAAAAGAAAACAGAAAATCACCCTAGAATATATCTTAATTGCTGGAGTGAATGATCGGATGGAAGATGTTGAACGACTTGCAAAAATTGCCCAATCACTGAAGGCCAAAGTTAATCTTATCGCCTACAACCCTATATTGCAGATGCCATGGAAGACGCCAAAGCAAAAGGAGATCATGACCTTTCTTCGTAAACTACAAATAAAAGGCGTACAAGTCTCTCTCAGACAAGAGAGAGGAAGAGACATTGATGGAGCTTGTGGACAGCTAAGACTAAGACAGATCGAAAACCAGCTATTAAAAAAAGATGAAAAGCCTTTTTCTCAGGACTTGCTCATCGCCGATTAA
- a CDS encoding DUF3088 family protein, protein MQPLLYLLKPGFYDGPGDPYYCPYCMIFEGVLKTYPQLKDSLKVCYVSFEKPRKEIIDLIGEENQSCPVIIFDHPMDPSIPFKAKKHGNKFFLNEPEEIGIYLSKEFKIPRPHF, encoded by the coding sequence ATGCAACCACTATTGTACTTGCTAAAGCCTGGATTTTATGATGGGCCAGGCGATCCTTATTATTGTCCTTATTGTATGATCTTTGAAGGGGTTTTAAAAACTTATCCGCAATTAAAAGACAGTTTAAAAGTTTGCTATGTTTCCTTTGAAAAACCTAGAAAAGAAATCATCGATCTAATCGGAGAGGAAAACCAATCCTGTCCAGTTATTATTTTTGACCATCCCATGGATCCATCCATTCCTTTTAAAGCGAAAAAACATGGGAATAAGTTTTTCCTAAATGAACCTGAAGAAATAGGCATTTATCTATCCAAGGAGTTCAAAATCCCAAGACCACATTTCTAA
- a CDS encoding SDR family NAD(P)-dependent oxidoreductase encodes MKSFRGMTALVTGASSGLGSEFARQLAQEVSQLLLTSRRAERLHALTEELQKQSPHIRVFSIPADLSCQKGREILADWLAAEKTEVDILINNAGCGDYGPFEECQFERVRSLLELNIVSLTYLTRLVLPDMLRKKRGVIINIGSIVGRKPLPTCAAYSGSKSYVHAFSEALRWEIEGSGVTLTVIAPGPLETEFFIKASRKGTDTKPFVPPFMWVPLKKVVHESLMAAKAGKAFYVPGFCTRIASFLHYLTPSSLLRYIYQLILPIKCRKDSSKEEKFTCSLD; translated from the coding sequence ATGAAATCTTTCAGAGGAATGACCGCCTTGGTTACTGGGGCTTCTTCTGGATTAGGTTCTGAATTTGCTCGCCAGCTAGCTCAGGAAGTCAGCCAGCTTTTGCTCACTTCTAGAAGAGCTGAACGTTTGCATGCTCTTACGGAAGAACTTCAAAAGCAATCGCCTCATATCCGAGTTTTTTCTATTCCAGCTGATCTAAGTTGTCAAAAGGGGAGAGAAATTCTTGCTGATTGGTTAGCTGCAGAAAAGACAGAAGTGGACATTTTGATTAACAATGCGGGCTGTGGAGATTATGGTCCTTTTGAAGAATGTCAATTCGAACGAGTGCGTTCGCTCTTGGAACTTAACATTGTTTCTTTAACTTATTTAACTCGATTGGTTCTCCCGGATATGCTTAGGAAAAAAAGGGGGGTAATTATCAATATTGGTTCGATCGTCGGCAGAAAACCTCTTCCGACATGTGCTGCCTATTCTGGATCCAAAAGCTATGTTCATGCTTTTTCTGAAGCCTTAAGATGGGAAATAGAAGGCAGTGGGGTGACTCTGACTGTCATTGCTCCAGGACCGTTGGAGACGGAATTTTTTATAAAAGCATCCAGAAAAGGAACGGATACAAAACCTTTTGTCCCGCCTTTTATGTGGGTACCTTTAAAAAAAGTGGTTCATGAGTCTTTGATGGCGGCTAAAGCAGGGAAAGCTTTTTATGTTCCTGGTTTCTGTACCCGTATCGCTTCTTTTTTGCATTATCTAACCCCTTCTAGTTTGCTGCGATATATTTATCAGCTGATCTTACCTATAAAATGTCGAAAAGACTCTTCAAAAGAAGAAAAATTTACCTGTAGCTTGGACTAG
- a CDS encoding outer membrane beta-barrel protein, translating into MKFSFINRFSVASFPYFCFGLLIFLFFSFFSIRAIADTTSSQNSHSTKKKALKKEKSKPNHEPLSDASAQLEEKNKQIEELTKKLEDQGIPVQANTKGIVLSGYVDASYTYNFINAPAFNRVPGFVPPPGYVGPTNAAGFAQGYPAIPGREPVDAIPGGGFNMNAFKLALEKPLTEENRWQAGFRADLIVGQDAVVGAPDAITGLGVPSSSWYSFNTSSFWLEQAYVIFRAPIGNGLDIKIGKFVDPAGYEVVERPVNLDFTYGLLFANLLPTTLTGLQAIYRWDDQWTSRFGIADGGFNVSRGGMEYFGYINNMIDNSDAYLLFLNSQWEAKGKNATISGTLMYGFNGVNPPGFGASPINGVAQPYGIAQGIRAEGPFNQNNAFLLGDVWGSWAPKFARDRLLLGFEFTGGFYNNNVTVVPGAISGLPVDLSSGPSNWYGAAIHMKYQITDIISIAQRADWVESGWNSILAGHNAPTDIWAYTATLAFDLADNFMIRLEYRMDWGKGVLGYYGFPFQNPTGSPTALLGTSNGPVYFVGLEFVYSF; encoded by the coding sequence GTGAAATTTAGTTTTATCAACCGCTTTTCTGTTGCCTCTTTTCCATATTTTTGTTTTGGCTTACTTATTTTTTTATTTTTTTCATTTTTTTCGATTAGAGCCATCGCCGATACCACTTCTTCGCAAAATTCTCACTCGACTAAAAAAAAGGCGCTTAAAAAAGAAAAATCCAAACCCAATCATGAACCTCTTTCTGATGCCTCCGCACAGCTTGAAGAGAAGAACAAGCAGATAGAGGAGCTAACCAAGAAGCTAGAGGATCAAGGGATACCGGTCCAAGCGAACACCAAGGGGATAGTGCTGAGTGGGTATGTGGATGCTAGCTATACCTATAATTTTATCAACGCTCCGGCTTTCAATAGGGTGCCTGGATTTGTTCCTCCGCCGGGTTACGTAGGGCCGACCAACGCGGCTGGTTTTGCTCAGGGCTATCCGGCGATTCCAGGTCGAGAGCCTGTGGATGCGATTCCTGGGGGAGGCTTTAACATGAACGCCTTTAAGCTAGCCTTGGAGAAGCCATTGACCGAAGAGAACCGGTGGCAGGCAGGCTTTCGGGCAGATCTTATAGTGGGGCAGGATGCGGTCGTAGGGGCACCGGATGCGATCACTGGCTTAGGGGTTCCTTCTAGTTCCTGGTATTCGTTCAACACGTCGAGTTTTTGGTTAGAGCAAGCTTACGTGATTTTTCGGGCACCTATCGGCAATGGGTTGGACATCAAGATAGGGAAGTTTGTGGATCCGGCTGGCTACGAAGTAGTGGAGCGGCCAGTGAACCTGGATTTTACTTATGGGCTTTTGTTTGCGAATCTTTTGCCGACCACTCTTACAGGGCTACAAGCGATCTACCGGTGGGATGACCAATGGACGAGCCGTTTTGGGATAGCCGATGGGGGCTTTAACGTGTCGAGAGGGGGGATGGAATATTTTGGCTACATCAACAACATGATCGACAACAGCGATGCCTATTTATTGTTTTTGAATAGCCAATGGGAGGCCAAAGGGAAGAATGCGACGATCAGCGGCACTCTAATGTATGGGTTTAATGGGGTCAATCCGCCGGGCTTTGGAGCCTCTCCGATCAATGGGGTAGCGCAGCCTTATGGGATAGCGCAGGGGATAAGGGCAGAAGGCCCATTCAACCAGAACAATGCGTTTTTACTGGGGGATGTATGGGGATCGTGGGCTCCGAAGTTTGCTCGGGACAGGCTTCTGTTGGGCTTTGAATTTACAGGGGGATTTTACAACAACAACGTGACGGTGGTTCCTGGAGCCATTAGTGGGCTACCTGTCGATTTATCGAGTGGGCCTTCGAACTGGTATGGGGCTGCCATTCACATGAAATACCAAATTACGGATATTATTAGCATTGCCCAGCGAGCGGACTGGGTGGAATCAGGATGGAATTCTATTCTGGCTGGGCACAATGCTCCCACCGACATTTGGGCCTACACGGCAACGCTTGCGTTTGATCTAGCGGATAATTTTATGATCCGGCTTGAGTACAGGATGGATTGGGGCAAAGGGGTGCTTGGCTACTACGGCTTTCCTTTCCAAAACCCAACGGGCAGTCCGACAGCCCTCCTAGGAACCTCTAATGGACCTGTCTACTTCGTAGGCTTGGAATTTGTCTATAGCTTCTAA
- the pyk gene encoding pyruvate kinase — protein sequence MIPFKNWKRRTKLIATLGPATESGEMISSLIESGVDIFRFNMSHGKPDWVREKAALIQEFSRRAGKYVGMLLDTQGPAIRTGDLPDQMQLKPGDIFTFTVRGEKVEDQHSVSVNYDDIVNDIQVGDVVLVDNGNIQMKVISKEKNFLRCEVLTPGVMKSRRHINIPGVRINLPPLTQKDLRDIQLGIECGMDFFALSFVREANDCDLLRQILISKGSSGKVIAKIEDQLAVKNLFQIIDSSDAIMIARGDLGIECPFEELPIIQRRIVKSCIQKRKPVIVATHLLESMIVNPAPTRAEITDIANAVYEQADCLMLSGETASGRYPVECVKILDRVAVRTEKSGGAGYASLVELLGDEEKLAKTAVHLADDVGAPAICVFTRFGFLASLIAGLRPRYSVIYAFCPDEEVCRKLTLNYGVEPCYVVFPKSQEESIELVEKFLKTKGIESGQKIVLISEVPLKGERDRFILLHQLHYIE from the coding sequence ATGATTCCATTTAAAAATTGGAAACGTCGAACTAAATTAATAGCGACTCTGGGACCGGCCACAGAATCAGGAGAAATGATTTCTTCTTTGATAGAAAGCGGAGTCGATATTTTCCGTTTCAACATGTCTCATGGGAAACCTGACTGGGTTAGAGAGAAAGCGGCTCTTATTCAGGAGTTTTCAAGAAGGGCTGGAAAGTATGTTGGTATGCTCCTAGATACACAAGGACCAGCCATTCGCACGGGTGATTTGCCTGATCAAATGCAATTGAAGCCGGGAGATATCTTTACTTTTACTGTTCGAGGAGAAAAGGTGGAAGATCAGCATTCCGTTTCTGTCAATTATGATGACATTGTCAATGATATCCAAGTCGGAGATGTCGTTCTGGTGGATAACGGAAATATTCAAATGAAAGTAATTTCGAAAGAAAAGAATTTTTTGCGCTGCGAAGTGTTGACTCCAGGGGTTATGAAAAGCAGACGGCATATTAATATTCCTGGGGTTCGGATTAATTTGCCACCATTGACTCAAAAAGATCTAAGAGATATTCAGTTGGGAATCGAGTGTGGAATGGATTTCTTTGCCTTATCTTTTGTAAGGGAAGCAAACGATTGTGATTTGCTGCGTCAAATTCTCATTTCGAAAGGATCTAGCGGAAAAGTTATTGCTAAAATAGAGGATCAGCTAGCCGTTAAAAATCTTTTCCAAATTATCGATTCTTCAGATGCCATTATGATTGCCCGTGGAGATTTAGGCATAGAATGTCCTTTTGAAGAACTACCTATTATCCAAAGACGGATCGTTAAATCCTGCATCCAGAAGAGAAAACCGGTGATCGTTGCCACACACCTCCTTGAGAGCATGATTGTGAATCCTGCACCTACCCGTGCTGAAATTACAGATATAGCCAATGCCGTTTATGAACAGGCTGATTGTCTCATGCTATCTGGGGAAACAGCTTCAGGGAGATATCCTGTAGAATGCGTCAAAATTTTGGATCGTGTGGCTGTGAGAACTGAGAAAAGCGGTGGGGCAGGATATGCTTCACTTGTTGAACTTTTGGGAGACGAAGAAAAATTAGCTAAAACAGCTGTTCATCTTGCGGACGATGTTGGGGCTCCAGCTATATGCGTGTTTACTCGTTTTGGATTTTTAGCAAGTTTAATTGCGGGGCTTAGACCTCGATACTCAGTGATCTATGCTTTCTGTCCCGATGAAGAAGTATGTCGAAAACTCACCTTAAATTATGGGGTCGAACCTTGTTATGTAGTCTTCCCCAAAAGCCAGGAAGAGAGCATCGAATTGGTTGAAAAATTTTTAAAAACAAAAGGCATAGAGAGTGGCCAGAAAATTGTCTTGATCTCTGAAGTGCCTTTAAAAGGAGAAAGAGACCGGTTTATATTACTTCATCAACTCCATTATATTGAATAA